Proteins encoded in a region of the Moritella marina ATCC 15381 genome:
- a CDS encoding prolyl hydroxylase family protein has translation MSFKPTNTGIHKSDFFVAAYEAGAEHPALPTWANNKENLAALSLLTTSNVSKKAIPQVPGAFQLLNVFSPEECQRLINTSEAMGYLADAAVSLPRDVRHNDSLTWVVDKQTDAIIWNRVKHLMTDDEGIFDSKAAVGINARFRFYRYNKGDYFKPHSDGSWPGSRVINHKLIADSYGDRYSQMTFLILLSEDFDGGATRFLVNANDTSQPARRGDQITEVDIRTPAGSILCFPHGMHPLHCIHSSEPIYRGTKYIIRSDVLFTL, from the coding sequence ATGAGTTTTAAACCAACTAATACAGGCATTCACAAGAGTGACTTTTTTGTTGCCGCCTATGAAGCCGGTGCAGAGCACCCCGCCTTACCTACATGGGCTAACAACAAGGAAAATTTAGCGGCATTATCACTGTTAACCACCAGTAACGTATCAAAAAAAGCCATACCACAAGTACCCGGCGCATTTCAGCTATTAAATGTTTTCTCACCAGAGGAATGCCAGCGACTTATCAATACTAGCGAAGCAATGGGGTATTTAGCCGATGCCGCGGTATCGTTGCCCCGTGATGTGCGCCATAACGATAGTTTAACTTGGGTTGTCGATAAGCAAACTGACGCCATCATTTGGAACCGAGTGAAACATTTAATGACTGATGATGAAGGTATCTTCGATAGTAAAGCTGCAGTCGGTATTAACGCTCGCTTTCGATTCTATCGTTACAATAAAGGCGATTATTTTAAGCCTCATTCAGATGGTTCTTGGCCTGGTAGTCGTGTAATTAACCATAAATTAATTGCCGATTCTTACGGTGATCGCTATAGCCAAATGACCTTTTTGATCTTACTTTCTGAAGATTTTGACGGTGGTGCAACGCGATTCTTAGTCAATGCTAATGATACAAGTCAACCAGCTCGTCGTGGTGATCAAATCACAGAGGTAGATATTCGTACACCAGCAGGCAGTATTTTATGTTTTCCGCATGGTATGCATCC
- a CDS encoding aldehyde dehydrogenase family protein, which yields MPTLTSYEPISRAAIGTVNITTAAQLPMLVSAAQQAQRDWATLSLGMRQQQLNRAFQQLTPVQDQLATLISQEMGKDYRRATYEAGGTIQSAAYFTDEIAQALAPERLDRNTELQYRPLGIVAVIAPWNYPLAMANNLLMPALMAGNAVILKPSEETPLVAELFVNTLNKILPKGLLQLAQGDSETGKALVASAIHMVAFTGSMATGKHIMASAAPALKRLVMELGGNDPMIVMASADINAAVQFAVASSFENAGQMCTSTERVYVDSRIAAEFERKVVALARQYQVGAWDKPGVNIGPLVNPLQHQKVLNQLQDATQKGAQLLLGRDDYPLPFIQPTIVTGMTTDMLLERDETFGPVVAISHFKHIDEAICRANDSPYGLGAVVFGGQGAAAVAEQLEAGMIGVNQGIGGGAAPWVGAKQSGFGFHGTTAGHRQFAQVRVISK from the coding sequence ATGCCAACGTTAACTTCTTATGAACCAATCAGTCGCGCTGCTATCGGCACAGTGAACATCACCACAGCAGCGCAATTACCCATGCTCGTCAGTGCCGCTCAACAAGCACAACGAGACTGGGCAACATTATCGTTAGGTATGCGTCAGCAACAGCTCAACCGCGCTTTTCAACAGCTAACACCAGTGCAAGATCAGTTGGCGACATTAATCAGCCAAGAAATGGGCAAAGACTATCGCCGTGCAACTTATGAAGCTGGCGGTACTATCCAAAGTGCAGCTTATTTTACTGATGAAATAGCCCAAGCGCTGGCACCTGAACGTTTAGATCGTAATACCGAATTACAATATCGACCGCTAGGTATTGTTGCCGTCATTGCACCTTGGAATTATCCTTTAGCCATGGCAAACAATCTATTAATGCCAGCATTAATGGCCGGTAATGCCGTGATCTTAAAGCCATCGGAAGAAACACCTTTAGTGGCAGAGTTGTTTGTTAATACGCTAAATAAAATACTACCAAAGGGGTTATTACAGCTCGCTCAAGGCGATAGTGAAACAGGTAAAGCATTAGTGGCTAGCGCGATCCATATGGTGGCCTTTACCGGTTCGATGGCAACGGGGAAACATATCATGGCCAGTGCAGCACCTGCATTGAAACGTTTGGTGATGGAGCTTGGTGGTAACGACCCAATGATCGTAATGGCAAGTGCTGACATAAATGCAGCAGTACAATTTGCGGTGGCCAGCTCCTTTGAGAATGCCGGACAGATGTGTACATCAACCGAGCGCGTTTATGTTGATAGCCGTATAGCAGCAGAGTTTGAACGGAAAGTCGTCGCTCTAGCACGTCAATATCAGGTGGGTGCTTGGGATAAACCAGGCGTGAATATAGGCCCTCTCGTTAATCCACTACAGCATCAAAAAGTATTAAATCAATTACAAGATGCTACCCAAAAAGGTGCGCAATTACTCTTAGGCCGAGATGATTACCCATTACCTTTTATCCAGCCGACAATCGTCACAGGCATGACCACAGATATGCTCCTAGAGCGTGATGAAACTTTTGGTCCCGTTGTGGCGATCAGCCATTTTAAACACATTGATGAGGCGATCTGCCGTGCTAATGATAGTCCATATGGTTTAGGCGCGGTGGTATTTGGTGGCCAAGGAGCTGCAGCCGTAGCAGAACAACTTGAGGCAGGCATGATTGGTGTTAATCAAGGCATCGGTGGCGGTGCAGCACCTTGGGTAGGCGCGAAACAAAGTGGTTTTGGTTTTCATGGTACTACGGCAGGTCATCGTCAATTTGCCCAAGTACGCGTTATCAGTAAATAA
- a CDS encoding winged helix-turn-helix transcriptional regulator gives MKKTIETMANGQKKVINACAEPCSVERGMRMLGGKWKASILWHLQDGPVRFNDLSRMLGGASKKMVDQRLKELESQGLVIREVISDRPIAVTYEITEFGRTALDILNRLKDWSEEHGI, from the coding sequence ATGAAAAAAACAATAGAAACAATGGCTAACGGTCAAAAAAAAGTTATAAATGCATGTGCTGAGCCTTGTTCTGTTGAACGTGGTATGCGTATGTTGGGTGGAAAGTGGAAAGCATCAATACTCTGGCATCTACAAGATGGTCCTGTACGTTTTAACGATCTGTCTCGCATGCTAGGTGGTGCAAGCAAGAAAATGGTCGATCAGCGTTTAAAAGAGTTAGAAAGCCAAGGTTTGGTTATTCGTGAAGTCATTAGTGATAGACCTATTGCGGTCACCTATGAGATCACTGAATTTGGTCGTACCGCCTTGGATATTTTAAACCGCTTAAAGGATTGGTCAGAAGAACACGGCATATAA
- a CDS encoding DUF1007 family protein: protein MNFYIILTGDYFYLLRKFALLLLAFTSFSSVAHPHSWVDMQTEIQGDGKYITGFKMSWEFDAMTSAYMLDGEDLSVENKAQTLQDLADSIMQNMTTNHYLTYFYEAGMPIKYALAEKGLLAQDKLKARLDFYLPLKKPLMLSDKTLKLLIYDPSYYVDMSWPAKNGIQLSPTLAQYCKLSVIDATPTSEQMAYVMSLPVDSSRDDALGELFTQTAIINCQPSQI from the coding sequence ATGAATTTTTATATAATATTAACAGGTGATTATTTCTATTTGTTGAGGAAATTCGCGTTGTTGTTGTTAGCTTTTACTAGCTTCAGCAGTGTGGCTCACCCGCATTCATGGGTAGATATGCAAACTGAAATTCAGGGGGACGGTAAGTATATTACTGGCTTTAAGATGTCGTGGGAGTTTGATGCTATGACCTCTGCTTACATGCTCGATGGTGAAGATTTATCTGTAGAAAATAAAGCACAAACATTACAAGATCTTGCTGACTCGATTATGCAGAATATGACCACCAATCATTATCTGACTTATTTTTACGAAGCGGGTATGCCAATTAAATACGCGCTAGCAGAAAAAGGATTGTTAGCGCAGGATAAACTGAAAGCGCGATTGGACTTTTACCTGCCACTTAAAAAGCCGTTAATGTTATCTGATAAAACACTCAAACTGCTCATTTATGATCCAAGTTATTACGTGGATATGAGTTGGCCTGCTAAAAATGGTATTCAGCTATCGCCGACATTGGCACAGTACTGTAAATTGTCAGTTATTGATGCTACACCTACATCTGAACAAATGGCGTATGTGATGTCCTTACCTGTCGATTCTTCGCGCGATGATGCGCTTGGGGAATTGTTTACTCAAACGGCGATAATTAATTGCCAGCCTTCGCAGATATGA
- a CDS encoding nickel/cobalt transporter, giving the protein MASLSSNSRMTKEQVIKSHLVTKLSFIMIIASIAILGYGIWTFWPTLMTTGMQWQKQINSELSELLYAAKHEGLMAGISLMIMSFLYGILHSVGPGHGKLIVTTYIATQDAKVKLSLIITLISSLMQALVAVVLVSVLLMLFDASMRDINHKAELLIPLSFYTAILLGVVIIWRNLVLMYRVMKDNKKALHSREVGVIQRLTPLSDAHSSVRTNVYKTEFTASALTNHVHDDKCGCGHQHVVSSAQINDASSMKEYLAIILSIGIRPCTGAIMVLLFSNMLDIYWLGIVSAVVMALGTALTTSTIAIMTITGKQVVRRYLSAGKQRQVSNNQVSFSKFIVPIIGGLVLILLGVLLLESRPVGMSPMF; this is encoded by the coding sequence ATGGCATCGTTATCTTCTAATAGTCGGATGACTAAGGAACAGGTTATTAAATCGCACTTGGTTACTAAATTAAGCTTTATCATGATCATCGCCAGTATTGCTATTTTGGGCTACGGAATTTGGACTTTTTGGCCTACGCTAATGACGACTGGTATGCAGTGGCAAAAGCAGATAAATAGTGAGCTTAGTGAGTTGTTATATGCGGCTAAACATGAAGGCTTAATGGCGGGTATATCGCTTATGATCATGAGTTTTCTCTATGGCATTTTACATTCTGTAGGCCCCGGTCATGGTAAGTTGATCGTCACCACTTATATTGCAACACAAGATGCTAAGGTGAAGTTAAGCTTGATCATTACGCTAATATCTTCACTTATGCAGGCACTCGTTGCTGTGGTGCTGGTGTCGGTATTATTGATGTTGTTTGATGCATCGATGCGTGACATAAACCATAAAGCTGAGCTGCTTATTCCTTTAAGTTTCTATACGGCTATTTTATTAGGTGTAGTGATTATTTGGCGTAACCTGGTGTTGATGTACCGAGTCATGAAAGACAATAAAAAAGCATTACACAGTCGTGAGGTTGGCGTTATTCAGCGTTTAACACCATTATCGGATGCACATAGCAGTGTACGGACAAATGTGTATAAAACAGAATTTACGGCGTCAGCGTTAACCAACCATGTGCATGATGATAAGTGTGGTTGTGGGCATCAACACGTTGTGTCTTCAGCACAAATTAACGATGCTTCATCTATGAAAGAATATTTGGCTATCATCTTGAGTATTGGTATTCGTCCTTGTACTGGCGCTATTATGGTATTGTTATTTTCCAATATGCTTGATATTTATTGGCTTGGAATTGTTAGTGCGGTCGTGATGGCATTAGGTACGGCGCTAACAACATCGACGATTGCCATTATGACGATTACCGGTAAACAAGTGGTTAGACGTTATTTATCCGCAGGAAAGCAGCGTCAAGTATCGAATAATCAAGTGAGTTTCAGCAAATTTATTGTCCCGA